The sequence TGTTCGGGGAGCTGCCGGCCTGCGACGCCGATCCCGCGCTGCTGCGGCAGGTGTTCGTCAACCTCGTCGGCAACGCGGTCAAGTTCAGCCGCGACCGGCCGGATGCCCGCATCGAAATCGGCAGCAGCGCAGTCGGCCGCGAGCGGGTCTGGTACGTGCGCGACAACGGGATCGGCTTCGACATGAAGCACGCGCCGGAAGTCTTCGGTGTGTTCCACCGCCTGGTTTCCGCGCGGCCGTTCGAGGGGACCGGGCTCGGACTGGCGATCGTCGACAGGATCGTCAGGCGCCACGGCGGCCGGATCTGGGCGGAATCGGCTCCCGGCGACGGCGCGACGTTCTACTTCACGCTCGAGAAACAGGAAGGGGCGGGGCAGCCGGCGACGGCACCGTCAGGCCCGATTCGGCCTGCGATAGGGTGATCACCGTCAGGCCGATTCGGCCTGCGACCGTTCGCTCTCCGGCTCGGCAAACCCGATCTGCTCAAGGAACTCGCCGATCTGCGTGATGTAGGCGCCGCGATCGAGATGCAGCACGTGGTTGCCCGGGAACCAGTGGATGCGGCACCGGTCCCAGTGATCCCACAGCAAGCGGGAATGCTTGGGCGGCGCCAGCCGGTCGCCGACGCCGCCGATGATCATCAGGCGCTCGGTCGCGATCTTCGGCCGGTACGTGAGCGGCGTCGTCACCGCCATGATCTTTCGCAGGTGCCTGACCGACCAGCGCAAAGCGAACAGCCCGGTGCGGACGATGCCGCCGGCCGGATGCCATTCGAGCAGAAGATCGACCGGGCTTACGACCGGGACGTTCGGGATCACGGCGTCGACCTGGTCGTCGAGGCTTGCGTACAGCGCGGCCGTCCAGCCGCCGAGGCTGACGCCGGTCAGCGCGATCTTTTCGATCCCGCACTGCTTGCGCAGGTAGCGGATGAGCACGCGCAGGTCGCAGATCGCCTGGCCCATGTGCTCGTTGATGCCGCTCATTCCGGCCGTGAAGAAACCCTGGCCGCTGTAGTACGTGGAGTCTTCGGCGCGCAGGCCGTGGTGCGGGAGCGTGAACAGCACGACGTCGTAGCCCTGCTCGTAGAACTGCTGCAGCGAGAAGAACCGCACGTTGAGCCAGTACGGATCGGCCATGAAGCCGTGGATCGCGAGCAGCACGGGACGGGGAGGGCCGTCGTGGCGCCACCAGCGTGCGCGGGCTGTGCGGTTGTTGCGGTGGCTCGCGAAGGTTTCGTCGAGGCGCGAGTTGAACGGCGCGTACGGCGATTCGAACTTGAGGCCGAGGCAGCGCCCGCCTTCGGGCTCGAAGATTCCCCAGCGCGGCTCGTACTCGGTAACCGGCACGCCGGACGGCGGCTCGCGGAAAAAGAACGTCGGCTCGCGATTCTCGTCGAGAAGGTCGACGTAGAGCTGCCAGTCTTCGAGGGTGTCGGAAAAGCCCGTTCCGGAGAGCGACGGCAGGTAGCCGAACGGCATCGTCAGCGCGAGCAGCGTTCCGCCCCACGTCCGCATCACGAGATCGACGGCGGCCGTCGCGTTGACCCGCGCCCAGTCCCACGGCTCGAGCTCGAAGCCTTCGGGCCGGTCGCAGAAATTGCTCTCGAGATTCTCCCACCACTGGCCGCCCGGCATCGTCGAAGGCGCGCGGCGGAAGCTGTCGTGGGCAATGCGGGAGACGATCGACGTGCGCGGCATTACCGTCACAATGCGTGACGGAACACGTTCATACAATCGTTCGTTGTGACGAGCAGCCGTCGCCGGGAATCGTTACGCGTTTTGGCGCGCGCCGTAACGTGGTCGGGCGCGGCAATCCGGGACGGGTACAGGCTTCTGTCGGTGTGCCTCGTCCCGGATTTCAACGGTAATTTTAAATGTACCTGTCCCCTTTTTATTCCAGCAGGCAGGCGCTGCTGCAGCCGTCTCCGTCTGCGGTGTTGCCGTCGTCGCAGGTTTCGGTTTCGT is a genomic window of Candidatus Limnocylindrales bacterium containing:
- a CDS encoding alpha/beta hydrolase, translating into MPRTSIVSRIAHDSFRRAPSTMPGGQWWENLESNFCDRPEGFELEPWDWARVNATAAVDLVMRTWGGTLLALTMPFGYLPSLSGTGFSDTLEDWQLYVDLLDENREPTFFFREPPSGVPVTEYEPRWGIFEPEGGRCLGLKFESPYAPFNSRLDETFASHRNNRTARARWWRHDGPPRPVLLAIHGFMADPYWLNVRFFSLQQFYEQGYDVVLFTLPHHGLRAEDSTYYSGQGFFTAGMSGINEHMGQAICDLRVLIRYLRKQCGIEKIALTGVSLGGWTAALYASLDDQVDAVIPNVPVVSPVDLLLEWHPAGGIVRTGLFALRWSVRHLRKIMAVTTPLTYRPKIATERLMIIGGVGDRLAPPKHSRLLWDHWDRCRIHWFPGNHVLHLDRGAYITQIGEFLEQIGFAEPESERSQAESA